The sequence CCGCCGAATGCGCATGGTGTACTCGCTGATGTTCTCTCTTCCTGGTACGCCGGTCCTGTTCTACGGCGAGGAGATCGGAATGGCCGAGAACCTCGATATTCCCGGACGACTCGCCGTCCGGACGCCGATGCAGTGGACGGCAGGCGCCGCCGGCGGCTTCTCACGAGCACCGAAACGACGGCTCGCCCGTGCGCTAACCGACGGGATGTTCGGACCTGACCGCGTCAACGCCGCCGACCAACGTCATGACCACCAATCGTTCTGGTGGTTCATGCGAAACCTGGTCTACACGTACCGGTCCCAGCCGGAGATCGGGTGGTCGACGCCGGAGATCCTCAAGCAACCCAACAAATCCGTCCTCGCCCACGTGTGCCGGGAGAAGTCGGGTTGGGCGATGGTCGCCCTGCACAACTTCGGGTCCGACGGCTGCATGGTTCCGATACAGCTGCAGGACGTTCCGCCGAACTGTGTACTGGTCGACCTGCTCGACGGACTGTCAGAGCATGAACTCGACGCGAAGGGGCACATAGAACTTCGGTTGGAAGCCTACGGATATCGGTGGCTGCGACTGCGCAGGCCAGGCGACGACCCGATCATTTGAAGCAGTGCACACGTGGTGCGCGGCCGCGGCGCTAAGCAGGGAGCCCTGACGCCGGATCTGGGCCCCAGAATTCGTTCATGGGCTGGGCGTACTTGTCATTGTTCGTCAGCGGGTCTATCCCGAGGGAGTCCTCGATGGTGCGCTGCAGGCTGTAGTGGTTGTAGTAGTCGTCGGCGACGAATGCGCCTGCGCGCATCCCGTTGGGGTTGGTGACGGGATCGTAGGCGGCCCCCGGTGACGGGATGACGATCATCACGATGTGGTTGCCTTCGTTGCCGACACCGGTGGTGATGTTGTTGTAGTCCTCGTCGAAGGTGATGAAGATGGCGCTCTTGGTGTTCGGGTCGTTCCAGGTTTCCGACTCCATGATGGTGGTCACCTGGTCATCGAGCCACGCGTCGCCGGCTGCGACGTTGTACTGATGGGCCGGGCTCAAAAAGCCGAGGGCCCAGTGGAATATGCCGAAGGGCACGTCCGTGGGGCCTTCCATGTTGGTTTCGTCGTCCGCGGCGAACCACACGAAGTTGGGGGTCGTCGAGGGGCTGGCGAGATCCGTTTTCAGCTGCGAGATGTCGAACAGGTGCGTCGCCACGCGGTCGGGGTCGTTGTAGATATCGGAAAAGGCGAGGAACGGCAGCCGGTCGGTTGGCGTGCTGTAGCCGCCCCCGCCCTCCATGTAGCCGCCCCATGTCTTGTATCCGCCGAGCCCGTTAGGCGTCGCCTCGATGCTGTCGGCCAGATTAGGAGTGCCTGAGGGGAAGCAGTTGGACGGGCAGTTGTAGTTGAAGCCGAAGTCGGACCCGCCGATGATGGGGTAGTAGTTCGGGTCGCTGGGGTGAGTCACCCCGTAGTAGTTGGACGCGTATCCGTATTTGCCCATCAGCTCGTTGATGAACGGCGCGTTGGGGCTCCCGACGATCTGACCGGTGCCCTTGTTCTCGAGGTAGACCATGAACACGTGATCGAGCTCGCCGACGGTCGACTCCGGCCGGGCGAGCGTCGCAGGGGTGAGGCTGGGGTCGTTGACGGTGAACGAGAGGTTGTCGGCGTAGGCGTTGTTGTAGTTGCCGAGTACCGGATTCCGATCGTCGAAGGCCACCACCACCTGCGCGCTTCGGGTGTTCACCGGGATGGATGCGGAGGTGGAGCGGTGGATGAACCCGGTGGAGAACAAGCGATCCCATGCAGTGACCGGCTTCAGTGTTCCCGTGCCCAACTGATTGCCGTTCTCGTCAAGGAACCTGACGGTGACGGTCGACCTGGACGGGTCGATCAGGAAGCCGCCGAGGTCACCGCTCAGCGTGTAGGTGCCCTCGCCGGCGTCGATCAACGCCTGGGAATCACGAAGGTCGACCGTCTGCGTGAGGGTCGAATCCGCGACCGGCCCGCCGCCGAAGAACTGCTGTCCCTCCGCAGGTGTGGGGATGGCGCCA is a genomic window of Mycobacterium sp. ITM-2016-00318 containing:
- a CDS encoding alkaline phosphatase family protein, giving the protein MALGVAVATTPGIAYALPADAGSDSPTTGESSTTAPPSTPSTTSSSATTPSSTIGGTATPPNRLSDSDLRDALSDLPSRLAGTVSKIFGGRDGAPVVVLRSSGGAHAAKDVRDAKGSAANALTTVSKLPGADTVDRDTSGGHLLRDGERIRQQVQSLGGGVIHQSGVPAGMQSARSVGQQAPTLDFTPAAINSLSVNPVVAPPTAVVSAPPPDLEDILEEPHTHLVGVVAHVADAVLEVFLAPFGPGSPAQSPVLWSVLAFVREEFQRPFIPHGATGQTTTSLNQSPNLLVNPGAEAGDPSLSGYASVTVPGWTQTGTPTVIKYGTLRRFPVPTASPGPVLPSLLAFPSRDGAIPTPAEGQQFFGGGPVADSTLTQTVDLRDSQALIDAGEGTYTLSGDLGGFLIDPSRSTVTVRFLDENGNQLGTGTLKPVTAWDRLFSTGFIHRSTSASIPVNTRSAQVVVAFDDRNPVLGNYNNAYADNLSFTVNDPSLTPATLARPESTVGELDHVFMVYLENKGTGQIVGSPNAPFINELMGKYGYASNYYGVTHPSDPNYYPIIGGSDFGFNYNCPSNCFPSGTPNLADSIEATPNGLGGYKTWGGYMEGGGGYSTPTDRLPFLAFSDIYNDPDRVATHLFDISQLKTDLASPSTTPNFVWFAADDETNMEGPTDVPFGIFHWALGFLSPAHQYNVAAGDAWLDDQVTTIMESETWNDPNTKSAIFITFDEDYNNITTGVGNEGNHIVMIVIPSPGAAYDPVTNPNGMRAGAFVADDYYNHYSLQRTIEDSLGIDPLTNNDKYAQPMNEFWGPDPASGLPA